TAGCAAGTTCGCGGTCTTCCACGGTATTCCCGTGGCCCTCATCGGCATTATCGGTTACGTGCTTCTGGGAGCGCTGGCGATGCTCAATCGCGTGCGCATCATGACCGCTGCCGCGGTCATTGGCTTGGCCTTTTCCTTATATCTCGCCAATATTGAAAAGACCGTGCTCGGAGTTTGGTGCCAGTACTGTGTGGCCTCACTGGTTACGATCAGCCTGATCACACTGTTGGCGCTGATCGTGTTGCTTTTTCAGCGCGACCGTCGGCCAGCAAGCCAGACGTAGTTTGCCTATTTCGTATGCGCCGTCTCGCGCAGCGTGAACGTCATCGC
The DNA window shown above is from Terriglobales bacterium and carries:
- a CDS encoding vitamin K epoxide reductase family protein produces the protein MPLLRRLIAALALVGVYVSYRALQIHYSTESAPCSINDVWDCGIVNHSKFAVFHGIPVALIGIIGYVLLGALAMLNRVRIMTAAAVIGLAFSLYLANIEKTVLGVWCQYCVASLVTISLITLLALIVLLFQRDRRPASQT